The Clostridia bacterium genome contains the following window.
GCGTCTTGCTCGCAATTAGACCGAGTGGATATATTGACGCTCGTTGAAGGCGAGTGGGTGATCGCCAAAGATATCGCAACGGCAAGCGCTTACAATGTGTTGTTCTCTGGTTTTAACAATAGTCCGTTTAAGGATTGTCCTGTCCGCGAAGCCCATATTCCCGCTTCCGTTATGTGGTCATTGCAACGGTCTACGATGCGCACGCTCAAAGTGGTCGGTGATGTGCCCGCTAATACGCTGGCATTTTCTAAATTGACAAGTTTGATTGTGCGAGACGGTGCGATTGGATCCGGTGCATTCCAGAACAATAAGAGTCTCGGCTTCGGCAATCTTATTCTGGAAGGCGTCACATCCATCGGTGCGTCTGCCTTTAAGGGTTGTACCGGGCTTTCGCAGGTCAAGCTCCCCGACACGTTGGTGTCCATCGGCGAGGCGGCTTTCAGTGGTTGCTCGGGGGTGGAAAGGATCGACTGGGGTGACAATGAGAATGAACTCATCATCGGCGTAGAGGCGTTTGCGGGATGCAAGTTAAGCGGTGAACTTACATTGCCCGCTAATACCAAGTCTATCGGCGAGCGTTGCTTCAAAGACAACCAGGATTTGACGACGGTGACTGTTCCCTCCGGCGTGGATAGCATCGGCATAGAGGCGTTTGCGGGGTGCAAAGGAATAACGACCATCACCCTGCCTTTTGTCGGCACGGAGCGCAATACCCGAAGCGGCAAGTACTCTCTCTTTGGCGCTATCTTCAATATGGCTGCCCCCGATGATGAAAACATGTCGGAATATACGAACGCATATACGTATGATTCGAAGATCATCAACGACGGTTCGAGTGAGTGGAGATACTGGGTACCAAATGCAACAATTAATGTGATTTTGAATAGTGTTTGCGAATTGCCCGTAGGTGCGTTTATTCGATGCTATCGGTTACAAACAGTCTCTTTGCCGACAGGTATAACGGCCATTCCTTATGACGCGTTCTGGGATTGTGCGGAGTTAACAGAAATCCGTATCCCCGAAGGTGTAGAGACGATCGGCGATCAGGCATTTGAAATCTTTACATGGTCGGAGAACACTACGCCGATCTACTTAAGTTTGCCTGCGTCTTTGCAAACGATCGGAAAGAAAGCCTTTGGCAACAGATATACCATAAAATCGGTTACATGGGCCGATGGAATCGGCGCGAATATGATTGAAATCGGCGAGGCGGCTTTCTGCGGCTGTGCGGGGCTTGAAGAGATGACGATCCCGTTCGTCGGTGGAAAGAAATTCGCGTTGGCAAACGACAAATCGCATTTGTTTGATTATATCTTTGGCGAAGAAGGGTATTTTGAACAAAAGTTTTACAACAAGGATGGTGCCTCAGTGACGTCTCAATATAATGCAAGAGATAAATTCGAGCGGGTTGATTCGTATTATACCGGTTCCGACTGGGGTGGTGATAGATATATTCCCAAAAGTTTGACATCCGTCACCATCGTCGCCGGTGTGACCTATTACGGCGCGTTCGAACGTTGTACGATGATTAAGAACTTGACGCTGGGAGAAGGGTTTACCTCCCTCGGGGATAGTACGTTCTTTGGTTGCAGTGGCCTTATGTCGATTTCCATACGGAATCCTAATATCGCTTTTGGCTCGAATCTTACGCCTTTCCGTGACCTTCAACAGAAATTGACGATAGATATCTATGAGTCTGGGCAGAAACGATACACTATCGTCAAAGAGGGATCGGATTCGCCGATAACCTGGCAGAATGCAAAAGCCGCCGCCGAGGAGAAGAAAGGCTACCTTGCCTCCATCACGTCTTCCAAAGAAAACGGGTCGTTGCTGCCCCTTATTCAGGCGCTTGAAATTAGCCTTTGGATCGGCGCGACGGACGAAGGGACCGCAGGCAACTGGCGTTGGGTGAACGGAGAGTATTTTGAATATAACAATTGGGATGACGGCGAGCCGAACAATTCGGGCGGTATAGAACATTATGCGCAGATTAAATGGGGGTCCGGAAAATGGAATGATAACAAAAACGACGCCGCAATCTACGGCTATCTGGTGGAATATCCTTCAACCGAAGGCGGATTCATCCGCGATTTCGTCGGAGATGACGTGATACTTCTTGCGTACAGAGGTACCGATACGACGGAGTTGACGATCCCCGATGATATCACCGTGATCGGCGAATATGCGTTCGCGGGACATACTGAGTTGACCGCCGTCACCATTCCCGCCACCGTGACCGAGATAGGAAACGGTGCGTTCAGCGGGTGTTCGTCTTTGGCATCGATGACGCTTCCCTTCGCGGGCAAGTCGATGACGGCATCCGAGGGCTACGACCAAGTTTTCGGATATATCTTCGGATATACCGTAGGAGAAGAATCGACCGAAGCGGCTTGTATCCGTGCCGACAATGTATCCTATTATACTTCGCGTAGCGAGAAGATCGACGGCAAGACCACGACTATCTATACGCCGTATGTGTACGGTATACCCGCATCTTTGCAATCCGTAGTGCTCTCGGGCGACGTCGATGGCGCCATCGGTACTGACGGTACGACGAAGGGGAGCATTTTCCGTTGTTGCGCCATTACGTCGGTGGAATTCGGGCCCAACGTGAAATATATCCCCGATTACGCGTTTTATAGATGCGGTGGTTTGACCGAGGTCACGATACCCGTCCATGTGGAACGTATCGGTCAACGTGCTTTCTATTATTGTAGAAATCTGTCAAGTGTCGCGCTCAACGAAGGCTTGATACAGATCGACTACGGTGCATTCTCCGATACGGATGCGTTGAATACGATCATTATTCCCCAATCCGTTACGACTATCGGTTCGTCCGTATTTGCCGACGATATCGGCAGTTGGAACACGCACTTGACCATTTACTGTATGGCCTCCGAAAACGGTGCGGACTGGAACAGTCAATGGAACAAGGATATGGCCGCTCTGAGTTACAAAACGATAGAAACCTGCTATTACAGCGAGGATGAGCCGACCGATTTGGATCCCGATAAAAACTATTGGCACTATGTCAATGGGGCGATCCGGATGTGGCCCGCGGTGCAGGAATAGTTCCCCCGTTTGAAAGGATGGGAAACTCGCTTCGTGAAGCGTAGCGATTGCAGTGTTCCTACGGGACGCTCCGTTGAAAACGGAGCGCAACGCAAAAAAAATATCCACGGCACACCGCCGTGGATATTTTTTGCCTCATACGTATAGGGGGTATTCGGTACCGTCAATCGCCCGCGTCGTCCGTCGACGCGTTCGCCGTCGCGCCGTCTGCGGCGTCACTCGACGGCACGGTTTCTTCGGCTTGGGCGCGCCTGAGGGCGAGGTCTCGGTGCATTTGCTCCTTGACTTTGTCGTCTATTTTGTAGCGAAGAATGGGGAGCATAGAGAGCAAGCACCCCACGCCGGGCAGGGTGACCGAGGCGGTGAAGACGATATTCTGCATACGGCGGGTGATGGGAGAGCCCACCACGTAGCCCGATATGGCGATCATCAATATGCCGAATCCCACGGCCAACGCCGTAGAGATTTTGGTGGCCATAGACAATATGGCGTAGTCTACGCCCTCGCGGCGCTCTCCCGTCTTCCACTCCTGGTAGTCAATGATATCCGCCGTCATGACCATAGGCAGGTAGCCGTGCGTGCCGTACATATAGCCGATAAAGAAATTCATCGTCCACAGCATAACGAGAGCGGGCAGACCGCTACGCATGGCGTGTCCCGCGGGCAGGGCGAAATAGAAGACGGTGCAGGCGGCGGCGACGATGAAGCCGTACAGGGCGAAGACGATAAATGTCTTGCGCTCCCCCCACTTCTTATTGATGAAGGGCACGGTGACGAAACTGACCATAGAAGTTACCGCCGAGGTAAGCCCCGCCACCCAGGTGGCGTTGGACGCGGGATCCAACGGCTCGCCCCCCGCCAATAGCGTGGACAGCACGGGCACGTACACCTTGCCGATGAGGACGGCGCCCGTCTGCACGACGATGGTGCCCATCATACCGCGCGAGAAGCCGATGAGTGCCGAGATAAACAGTAGCCGCATCAACTTGTTGCGTTTGAGTTCCACGAACATTTCTTTGGCCGTGACCGTATGGTGCGAGTAACTTTGCACGCGCTCTTTCGTCACGAAGAAGTTGAGCGAATACAGCCCCGCGCCCAGCACGAAAAACACCAAAGCGGTTGTCAAATAGTAGGTACGTACGTAGCCTATATCGTCACTGTTCTTGTTGGTGACCGCCGTCAAAATGAGCATAATGAAGGTGACGAACACCCCCGGCACCGAGCCCGCAATGCTCTTGAGCGTATTGGTGATGCCCGCCGCTTTGTTGCGCTCGTGCGAGTCGGGCGAGAGCAAAGGCAGCAGCCCCTGTCCGGGGATATCGGCCAAGGAATAGGCGATATTCCAGCATACCGTCGTCAAGGCAATGTAGGCGTACATCACCCATTTGCCCGCGCCTCCGCCAATGCGGTCGAAGGGGATATAGATGAAGATGACGGTGGTGAAGAGGGCGATGGGCAAGGTGCCTATGCCTATCCAGGGGCGCACTTTGCCCCGTTTGAAGTGGCTGCGGTCAATGAGGGAGCCGATGAGGGGATCGGCAAAACAACTTATCAACTTGGCGGCAAGGGTGACGAACGCCACCACGTAGAGGATATTGGCGTCTATCCCCGAGTACATATCGCGGTAGAATTGGGTTTGGAATCCGTTGATATAGCCAGCAAAAAGTTGCAGACCGCATATACTCACGCCGTATATCATGGCCCGCGCCGTGGTTAATTGTACGTTTTGCCGTTGCGCTCGTTTCATAATCTACCTATACTAATGGTATCACGACTTTTGGAAAATGCAAGATTTTTTTGTGAAAAGCCGTGCAAAAAATGCAATAAACAGTTGACGATAGATTGTTTTTGTAGTACAATAGCAATGCTCGTCTGGGTGTAGCGCAGCTTGGTAGCGTGCTTGAATGGGGTTCAAGAGGTCGGAAGTTCAAATCTTCTCACCCAGACCAAGGAAAAGTGTGATTTGTGCATCAAATCACACTTTTTTTCTATTCGCCCATCGGGCAAGATATGTTGCGCTATGCCGAGAGATCCGGCCGCGAAGATAATGCGATCGTTCGGTTGACGCCGAAAAAGGGGATACGTAGGGCGGAATACCGTGCCATCGAAAGCACGGACGAACGGCGGAGCGAGGCCGAGAACGGCAAAACGACGAGCGAGGTAGCCGCACCCTTTCCGCAGGCGACGAGCGCACGATTTCGAGGGTATCGCACGAGGTTTACAATGGTATATCCTCGGCCCGATGGGGGCGAGGGTATTTTTTACGCCGCCGCCATACACAAAATATAGTGGTTTTGCGAAAAGAAAGGTACTATATATGGCGGTATATGAATAATCATACAAAAAGCGCAAGGATAGTCGGGCAAAAAGCCAACTTTTGGCAAGGCCTTGACAAACGCCCGACGAATATGGTAATATGGAAATAGCCTATTTAATAGGTTTATAGTATAAAAACATAAAGGAGGAATAAAATATGTCTTCGAAGAAAAACAAAATCTTCAGAGCGACCTGGTTTGTCGCGATCATCGCCGTGGTGTTGATCTGCGCGCTGGTCCTGTCTGCCTGTAACAACGGTCAGCTCGATCCCAGCAAGATCCCCGACAACGGCAACGGTACCGTGGACAATGGCAACCAAGCCGGCAATAACGGTGAAACCGCCCAAACGGGTGATGACGCCAACAAACAAAACAACGGTGAAAACACCAACTCCGGCGAGCAAGGCGGAGAGCAAGGCGGCAACTCCGGCGAGCAAGGCGGAGAGCAAGGCGGCAACTCCGGCGAACAAGGCGGAGAGCAGGGCGGCAACTCCGGTGAACAAGGTGGAGAGCAAGGCGGCAACTCCGGTGAACAAGGTGGAGAGCAAGGCGGCAACTCCGGCGAACAAGGCGGCGAGACCGAAGTCAACCTGAACGTCGCGTTCGACCAGAACTTCGTGGTCAACGCCGGCAACAAAGACAGCATCGCCGACATTGCGAGCGCTCTCAGCGTAGAAGTCGTGGCTGCCGACGGCACCACGCGCCAAGTGCAATTCACGGTGAAGAGCACGGCGGTCAGCGAGGACGGCCTGTATCTCGAAGTGGTCGTCGAAGCCGAAGGCGTGGAGAAGACCATTCAACTGCCTTATGTGGCGGAAGAGGAGCCCGAGATCCGTGCGGACCTCAAGCCCATCTACGACCTGATCGCGGCGGAAGGCGACAAGTCTTTCGTCCTTAAATTGTCCGGTCGCGCGCTTGCCAATGCCGAAGCCGAGCCTAAGGCCATCACCCTCAAGGCCATCTGCAACGTGCTGGAAGAGGAAGGCGTTCAATTCGCTTTGTGCAGCGAAGGCGATAGCACCAAAGTGCTGGTCATGTACAAGGACGGCGAATTGATTATCGGCGACGCCAAGGTCGACGTTTCTATGCTCGTGGCGCGTATCGCGGCCATGTTGCAAGGCGGCGAAGAAGAGTTGGTACTCGAAGCGGGCGACGATGAGATCGAAGTCGGCGAAGGCATCGAGGGCGGCGTGGACTTCGCTTTCGACGAGGAGTTGGGCGACGGCCTGTTTGAAGGTTTCCTCGCCATCTCCGAATTGCTGAACAAGCTGGACGGCGTCCTTGCCAATCCTTTTATGATGGCAAGCATGAGCGCGTATGACGTCACGCTCAACAAAGCGGACGGCATCTATACTTGCGAGGCCACTTCCAAGACCTTGCTGAGTTTGCTCAAATCGTTCGCGTCTTCCGACGAAGAGGAAGAAGGCGGCTTCGATTATATGGCCATCATCGACTTGTTGGACGCCCGGTTGGACGGCGCCATCACGGCGGGTGACATCAAAGTACACGTTACGCTCGAGATCAAGGCGGACGGCGTGGAAGTCACGGCCTATCTCTCTAACGCCAAGACGGGCGCTTCCATCGGTTTGGCCGCAGAGTTGACCGTCGCGGATCACGCGACCGAATTGCCCGAGGCGGACAACGCCGAGGCCAAGGACGTGGAGTTCACGTGGACGTTCGCGTTGCCCGAGAACGACTTCAGCGTCATGTTGGACGCGTATCTGCATACGTCGGATATGTTTGCCGCAGAGGACAAAGATATCCTCACCGCGGAGATCAAATACAACGGCGAAGTCTCTCTTGTGCGTTTCGTATTGAATAACGGTTATGTCTACCTTGACGTCAGCGGCCTTGTCGAGTTGTTGGCGGTCGAAGAGGTAGAGGAACCTCAATACGTGGCGTTCTACCAAGCGTTCGAGTTGGACGGCGAGCCCGCCACCATTCTCGACCTATTGTTCGACGCCATCGCCAACGGTTTCGGCGGCAATTATGAAGAAGACCCCTATCCCTATCCCATTGATAAGACCATCGAAGGCGATGACCAAGGCGACTACGACAAAGAATTTGTTGATTACGACGTGCGCATCGTCAGCGGCGATGAGTTGATCGTTGCCATCGGCACCACCGAGGCGGAGTTCCGCAAGCTTATCGAGGTGTTCTCCATTGACGAATACGGCAATGAGACCATCATCGAAGACTACGTCATCGAGGAATATGATGCCAGCGAAGCGGGCGAGACCAACGTGAAGCTCGTGCTCAGCGAGGAGTCGGCAATCGGCCTCAGCTTCATCGTCTACAATCCCGAATTGATGAAACGCACGGGCATTGACGGCTATGCCGACAATGCGGCCAAAGGCGCGACGATTGACGACGTCAAAGAGAGCTTGTACGTCTATTATATCTATTCCGACGGCACGTCCGAATGGACCGAAGCGTGCAGCGAGTACGTCGTAATTATGGACGGCGAAGAGGTTGCCGCCGATTTCGCCTTTGTCATGGGCGGTGATTACGATTTCACCGTGCAAAGCGGCGACTTTACTTGTGAGGTCACATTGCACGTGTACGATCCCGAAAACCTGATTCCCGTGGACCTCGAATGCTTTGCCGGCATTACGCTCGAAAAGGGCGCTACGGAGGAAGACGTGCGCGAGATGATCACCGTGACCATCGTCTATGACGACGGCAGCAGAGAGGACGTCGATGATTATACCATTGAAGGTTTCGAAGTGGGTGCGACGGACTTCTTAGTCTACTACGGGGATTTGAAACAGGTCGTGACCGTTGATTACGACAACGATGAGCCCGTACCCGTCTACAACGGCGATGAGGACGAAAAGGAAGACGAGGACGGCGGTATCTTGGCTACGCTAATGAAGGTGTTGCCTTATCTGCGCTTCGTGGATACTTCCGCTGACGATATGCTCTCCATGATCATGGGTAGCATCGAAAACGTCAAGGGCATTTTGGAAGAGAACGGCGAATTGTTCGAGCAAGTGTTCTCCTCCGAGGAGATCCCGGATGGCGTTCGTGCGTTTACCGTTGCGTTGAACAACGCCGAAGACGTTGACCTCGTGGCTATCCTCAACCTCTTCGTGGGCATCCCCTCCGAGGACGGTTTCGTGGACATCGACGAGAATTTGCTGCTCGGCTATCTCGCAGAGATGAGCGACAACGAATACGCGCCCGACGTTAAGGCCATCTTCCGCAACGTGGTCGGCGTCGAACTCGAGGACGTTCTCTCCGATCTGTACTTCACGTTCATCGTCGATACCAACGAGGGCTTGCGCGTCACGTTCTCGCTCGGCAACGGCGCCGATGACGAAGATTTGGTAGAGTACGTTTCGACGAGCTTCGGCGTGAGGTTGGTCTCCGCCGAGGAAGTGGAGCACGTGGTCCTTACCGAGGATGAGATCGCCAATGCGCAACCCTTCGAGAATATCAAAATGACGGCTTTCGGCATTTTTGCGGGTTTGATGAACAAGATCATGTCTGTTGAGCAAGATGACGCTTTGGTCTATGTGGGCGTGGATATCGCGGAGAAGGATAACGACAATTATGAGTTGCTTGCCGAGTACGTGTGTGCCCAACGCATCACTTTGTATCAAGACGGCACGTTCGAGTGTATATCCGATAAGACCTTTATGGGCACGGATCCCATCTATCTGGGTGAGATGGAGCAAATCAGCAAAGGCACCTACGAATTTACTGCGGACGGCGTCACGTTCTCTATTACCGGTTATAGTTGCAACGGGGAGGAACAGGTATATGATGAACCTTTCGTGCAGGAATGCACTATAGAAGATAATACTATCATTATACTTAGCAACTCTCCCTTCGGTGAGTTTACCGCCGTCTTTGCGATGTTGGATTTGGAAACTCTCAAATAATCGTCAAACGACGACAAAAAAAGGGATTGCCTCGTGCAATCCCTTTTTTTGTCGGAGAAATTGTCGCATTGCGCCATCTTGAACGTAGTCGTCAAGACGACAAGTCGAAAGACCTTATCGGTGGGATATGGAAGGAATGCTAAAATCAAAAACCGCAACTTGCCGTAGGCGAACTTCACTCAAGGCTATGCCTTGAACTTCACTTGCGAACGCAAACTTCACTTCGCCGTATGCGAAACTTCACTGTTATTTGAGGCAACTCAAATAATTACAAGCCCAAAAAATCTTGCAGGTTTTTGGCAAAAATCATCTCGCGTTCCTCTTCGGTGAGAGGTAGGCGCAGGAATCGTTCTATCTCCTCCGCGGCGCTCCACATAGGGTAGTCGGTGCCGAAGAAGTAGCGGTCTGCGCCCAGGTCGTGGATACGCTTTGCGGCGTCTTCGGGTTTGAACCAAAAGAGCGAGGACGACGTGTCGTACCATACGTTGCTAAGGCCGCGGTAGCAGTCGTAGCCCCAATCCCAGCAACTCCAGGCGCCGAAATGCGCGCCGACGAAGCGGACGGTGGGATATTCCCGCGCCATTTCGGCGAGATATTGGGGGTGCGAATAGTCGTATCGTTTGTCGCCCGTATGCAGTAAAAAGGGTAGACGTCCCCCCACTACTCGGTACATTTTCTGCGCCGCCTCGCCGTTTATCGCAAACTTTTGGAAGTCGGGATGCAACTTGATACCCTTGAAACCTTTGGCGATGGCCTCGCTGACGGCACGGTCTATTTCGTCCTCGGTGAGGTCTTGGTGCAAGGTCATAAAGGGGATAAATTCGGGGTGCTTTTGGGCTTCCTCTTCGATGAAGCGGTTGATAGACG
Protein-coding sequences here:
- a CDS encoding amidohydrolase family protein, giving the protein MYTIFDCHAHIYPQKIAVKAASAIGDFYHVPMFGDGTPETLLQEGKAAGISRFLVHSVATVPHQVASINRFIEEEAQKHPEFIPFMTLHQDLTEDEIDRAVSEAIAKGFKGIKLHPDFQKFAINGEAAQKMYRVVGGRLPFLLHTGDKRYDYSHPQYLAEMAREYPTVRFVGAHFGAWSCWDWGYDCYRGLSNVWYDTSSSLFWFKPEDAAKRIHDLGADRYFFGTDYPMWSAAEEIERFLRLPLTEEEREMIFAKNLQDFLGL
- a CDS encoding MFS transporter, with product MKRAQRQNVQLTTARAMIYGVSICGLQLFAGYINGFQTQFYRDMYSGIDANILYVVAFVTLAAKLISCFADPLIGSLIDRSHFKRGKVRPWIGIGTLPIALFTTVIFIYIPFDRIGGGAGKWVMYAYIALTTVCWNIAYSLADIPGQGLLPLLSPDSHERNKAAGITNTLKSIAGSVPGVFVTFIMLILTAVTNKNSDDIGYVRTYYLTTALVFFVLGAGLYSLNFFVTKERVQSYSHHTVTAKEMFVELKRNKLMRLLFISALIGFSRGMMGTIVVQTGAVLIGKVYVPVLSTLLAGGEPLDPASNATWVAGLTSAVTSMVSFVTVPFINKKWGERKTFIVFALYGFIVAAACTVFYFALPAGHAMRSGLPALVMLWTMNFFIGYMYGTHGYLPMVMTADIIDYQEWKTGERREGVDYAILSMATKISTALAVGFGILMIAISGYVVGSPITRRMQNIVFTASVTLPGVGCLLSMLPILRYKIDDKVKEQMHRDLALRRAQAEETVPSSDAADGATANASTDDAGD